AAATTCTAATTCAGAAATAATTCTGATTCCCTTAGACCTAATCTTTTTAATGATTTCGGCCGTTTCTGGAATCCCCGGACTTTTTATTATTTCGTCCGAGTGCAATATTTCTTCTTCAGAATGCTGCTTCTCTTCCCATTCAATTTCAAACTTTGAAAGAACGTTCTTATACTCTTCTCTTATCTCCCCTCTGTCGGATACAAATACATACAACCCTTTCTGTTTTCCGAGAATAGCTGCTCCAACTCCGCTTTCGCCTGCACCTAAAATTGCTATCCTCATCCTTAATTCCTACCTCAGTTTCAGTGTAATAATACTTGCCAACGCCAGCATAATTCCAATAATCCAGAACCTCGATACTATCTTTGCTTCATGCACTCCTTTCTTCTGAAAATGATGATGCAAAGGAGCCATCAAGAATATTCTTCGGCCTTCGCCATATTTTTTCTTCGTGTATTTAAACCATGCTACTTGCATTACTACAGACATGTTTTCGATTAAGAAAACTCCGCACAAAACAGGTATCAATAATTCTTTCCTTACCACTATTGCTAAGGCTGCAATGATGCCACCTATTGCCAAACTTCCGGTGTCTCCCATAAACACTTGGGCTGGATATGCATTGTACCATAAGAAACCTATACATGCACCTAGAAAGGCTCCTACAAAAACAGTAAGCTCACCGATATTCGGGATGTACATAATGTTCAAGTAATCTGAGAACATCAGATTACCAGAGATGTAAATAAAGAGTGCAAGAGTAAATACTATAATTGTTGACGTACCGGTTGCCAAACCGTCTAGACCGTCTGTCATGTTTGCGCCGTTAGAAACAGCCGCAATAATAAATATCACAACTAGTATATAAAGTACCCAAGTATAAGATCTCAGTTCGGGACTGATCCAAGCCAGTATTGAAGAGTAGTTAAGTTCATTATCCTTAACAAAAGGAATAGTAGTGTTAGGCATTTTTCTACTCAACATGTAATGTATTTCACCTTCAGAATCTTCAACTTCCGTTACGTCTTCCGCATCAACACTTGCAACAACTTCTGCAGGTATTTCTACTTTGGTAATAATATCTTGGTGGAAGTAAACTGTAACCCCTACAATAATTCCGACCGCTACTTGACCCAATATTTTAAACTTACCAGCAAGTCCTTTTTTATCCTTCTTAAATACTTTGATATAATCATCCGTGAAACCAATTAATCCAAGTAGAGC
The Flavobacteriales bacterium DNA segment above includes these coding regions:
- a CDS encoding phospho-N-acetylmuramoyl-pentapeptide-transferase, coding for MIYYLFRFLQEHFNMPGAGLFDYITFRTAMAIFGSLAISWLFGGRIIKLLHQMQVGETVRDLGLKGQMEKQGTPTMGGLIILSAIIIPTLLFADLRNVYVVLLIVVTALLGLIGFTDDYIKVFKKDKKGLAGKFKILGQVAVGIIVGVTVYFHQDIITKVEIPAEVVASVDAEDVTEVEDSEGEIHYMLSRKMPNTTIPFVKDNELNYSSILAWISPELRSYTWVLYILVVIFIIAAVSNGANMTDGLDGLATGTSTIIVFTLALFIYISGNLMFSDYLNIMYIPNIGELTVFVGAFLGACIGFLWYNAYPAQVFMGDTGSLAIGGIIAALAIVVRKELLIPVLCGVFLIENMSVVMQVAWFKYTKKKYGEGRRIFLMAPLHHHFQKKGVHEAKIVSRFWIIGIMLALASIITLKLR
- a CDS encoding UDP-N-acetylmuramoyl-L-alanine--D-glutamate ligase → MRIAILGAGESGVGAAILGKQKGLYVFVSDRGEIREEYKNVLSKFEIEWEEKQHSEEEILHSDEIIKSPGIPETAEIIKKIRSKGIRIISELEF